GGTGAACCGTCTGCTGCCGCACGACGGGCGTCTGCTCGTGCAGCGCACCGATCCGGACGCCGTCGTCGTGCAGCTGAGCGCCTGCACGGGCGACGGCCCCTGGTCGCCGGCGGGCACCGGCCTGGCCCCGGACCTGGACCGGCAGCTGGCCGAACTCCTCACTGAGGCACGGGCGTTGGGCCGGGCGGCCGTCCTGTGGCGGGACGCTCCCACGGCCGGTGCCCCCGGCCTGACGCAGCTCGCCTGGGACGCCGTGCTGGATGCGGACACCGGCGTACGGCTCTCCCGCCTCGACCCGCAGATGTGCGGGCGGGACGGGCTCCGGGAGGCCTTCCTGCGGGACAGCACCCGGGTGCGGCTGGCGGAGCTGGCGCGGCGGGTCGGCGGCCCGGACCCGCTGGCCGCGCGGCGCGTCGCCGTGCTGGCCGCGCCCCGCGACCGGGACGAGGTGGCACGGCTGGTCGGCCAGGTGCTGGGGCAGCTCCATCGGCCCGCCGAGGTCGTCGTTCCCCGTCCGGCGGGCGGCGTCCTCGACGAGCTGACCGGCGCCGGTGTGACCGTCCGGGAAGGACGGCCCACGGCGCCCTGGGTCGCGGACTGGACCGAGCTGTCCGTGGACCGTCCGGACACGCTGCTGCTGGACCTGATGTGCGCCCAGGAATACTCCGGCGCCGACGCGGTCGGGCACACCGGCGCCGACGACGACTACATCTTCGTACCGGCCCTCACCCCGCTCCTCGTCCGCCGGTCGCTGCATCTCGCCGGTACACCGCCCGAGGACTGGCTGGGCCTGGGGTACCGCCTGTTCGCCGTGCACGGGAAGGAGTCGTCATGAGCCGCACGCCACGTGCCCTCGTCTACGGCGATGTGGACCTCAACCTCATCGACGGCTCCGCGGTGTGGGCCCAGTCGACGGTGGAGGCGCTGTCGGCAGCGGGCTGCGCGACCCGACTGGTCCTCAAGGCCCCTGTGCGCACGGGCCGGTTGATCGACCCGATCGCCGGGCTGCCCGGGGTCGCGGTTCTCCGCCCGCACGAGGACCGGCTGCTGCCCTCCGTGAACGACCGCCCCCTGTCGCCGGTGCAGGCTTCGCAGGTGCTCGCCCTGCTCGACCAGGACGACCCCTGCGATCTGCTGGTACTGCGCGGCCGTCGGCTGGTCACGCGCGTGGTCGCCAACGGGCACTTCGACGGGCGGATCTGGGCCTACCTCACCGACATCCCGCAGTCGCCCGCCGAGATGACGGAGCAGGCCCGGGAAGACCTCACCCGTATCGCCGAAGCGTCCGCGCGACTCCTGTGCCAGACCGAGGAGTTGCGCTGCTTCCTGGAGACCTGGGTGCCCGAGGCCTGCGGTCGCTCTCTGCTCAGCCCGCCGGCCGTGCCCGACCCCGGCTTCACCGTGCCGGAACACGACCGCCCGCACGACCCCTTCCGCCTCGTCTACACGGGCAAGTTCGCGCCCCGCTGGAACACCCTTCCCATGACCCGGCTGCCGGCGCTGCTCGCGGAGCGGGACATCCGAGTCGAACTGCACACCGTCGGCGACAAGATCCACCACGACCCCGCCCATCCGGACTTCCGGGCGGCCATGGCACGAACCCTGGACGGCGCCGCCCCGGGCGTCACGCACCATGGCGGGCAGCCGCGTGAGGAGGCCATGCGCATCGCCGCCGACTGCGACCTGGGCCTGGGCTGGCGCGACCCCGTCCTCGACGCCAGCCTCGAACTGTCCACCAAGGTCCTGGAGTTCGGCGCACTGGCGCTGCCCGTCGTCCTCAACCGCACGCCCGCCCACGAGGCACTGCTCGGCGACGACTACCCGCTCTTCGTACCCGGACGCGCCGAACTCCCGGACGCGGTCGAAGCCGTCGCCCGTGCCGTGCGCGAGCCCGAGTCCCGGTTGCTGGCGGCCGACCGCTGCCGTCAGGCCGCCCGCCGGTACACGCTGCAGGGCGCGGCGGAGCGCTGGCGTGCCCACCTCGACCGGGCCTTCCCGTCCACGCCGGCCGCCGTCGCCCGCCGGTCGGGACCGCTGCGGGTCGGGGTCGCGGGCCACGACCTGAAATTCCTCACCCGGCTCCTCGACCACTTCCGCGCCCTGCCCGGCCTGGAGGTACGGCTGGACAGCTGGCCCGCACTGGCCCGCCACGACCCGGCGGCCAGCCGGGAACTCGCCGACTGGGCCGACGTGATGGTCGTCGAATGGTGCGGTCCGGCCGCCGTCTGGTTCAGCCGCCACAAACGGCGCGGCAGCCGGCTCATCGTCCGGCTGCACCGGTTCGAGCTGGACGCCGACTGGCCGCGGCAGGTCGACATCGACGCGGTCGACCGGGTGGTATGCGTCAGCCCGTACTACGCCCGCCGCACCCGGGAGGTCACCGGCTGGCCCGAGTCCAAGATCACCGTCATTCCGAACTGGGTCGACACCGACCAGCTCGACCGGCCCAAGACGCCCGGCGCGCACTTCCGGCTCGGCATGATCGGCATCGCGCCCAGCCGCAAACGCCTCGATCTCGGCATCGACGTCCTGGAGAAGCTGCGGTCCCATGACCGGCGCTGGCATCTGTCGGTCAAGTCCAAGCCGCCGTGGGAGTACTGGTGGATCTGGAACAAGCCCGAGGAACGCGAGCACTACGACGCCGTACTGCGCCGGATCCAGACCGCGCCGCTGCTCGAAGGGGCCGTCGTCTTCGACACGTTCGGGCCGGACGTGGCGAACTGGCTCCGGCGCGTCGGGCATGTGCTGTCCACCAGCGACGACGAGAGCTTCCACCTCTCCCCTGCCGAGGGCATGGCCTCCGGCGCCGTACCCGCGCTGCTGCCGTGGCCGGGGGCGGACGAGATCTACGACCGGCGCTGGATCCACGACAGCCCGGAGGCGATGGCGGAGGCGATCGCCGAACTCGGGGAACCGGAGCCCTGGCGGTCCGCCGGGGAACTGGCCCGCACCCAGGTACGGCAGGCGTTCTCGCTGGAGCAGGTGGCGCGGTCCTGGACCGACCTGCTGGTGAGCGGGTGACGCGCATGGCCACCCTGTGGCAGCTGATGCGGGACTGCATTCCCGGCGACCATGCCCGCCAGGTGACCTCGCGCCACTACCTCGACGAGGCCATGCGCTCTGCCGGCGCCCCCGACCGGGTCATCGATCTCGGGTGCGGGCGCGGCAGCTCGGCCCGGCTGTTCCGCCGTCACGATCCGAAGGTGCGGTGGGTGGGGGTCGACATCCGCGACTCGCCCGAAGCGGCCCAACGGTCGCCCGGCGACGACCCGGTGGTGTATTACGACGGCGTCCGCCTGCCCTTCCGTACGGACGGCGTTCCGTTGATCTACTCGCACCAGGTCTTCGAGCACGTCGCCCGCCCGCGCGAGTTGCTCGCCGAGATCGGCCGGGTACTGCGGCCGGGCGGACTGTTCATCGGCAGCACCTCGCAGCTGGAGCCGTACCACTCCTACAGCCTGTGGAACTACACACCGTACGGATTCCGGGTCCTGGTCGAGGAGGCCGGGCTGACGCTGGAGGAGGTGCGGCCCTCGCTCGACGGGGTGGCGCTGATCATGCGGACCTACCACGGCCGGCCATCGGAGTACGGGCGGTACTGGGAGGAGGAGTCCCCGCTCAATGCGGAGATCGACACCTGGGCACGCCAAAGCCGCCGCCGGACGGCCCTGGTGAACCTTCGCAAGCTCACTTTCTGCGGCCAGTTCGCGTTCCGCGCCCGCAAGCCCCGGTGAGCGGCAGCCGACGGCCGCCGATCGGTTCGGCGTGTGCAGAGTCGCACGTACGTCGCCGATCCTCCGTCGTCACGAGGAGGGCAACCGCCAAGCGGGTGTGTCGGTGTCGAGGGCCGCGGTACGAAGGGCGGTTGCCACGCGGGTGACCGGCTCGGTCGGTGGGTGGGGAAGGCGGGCCAGCAGCAGGCGCCGCTGTTCCTGGGGCCCACCGCGGACAGGGAGGATGCGCACACCGGGTGGCGCCGCGGGCGCGAGCGAGGCAGGCACGGTGGTCAGCCCACAGCCTGCCGCCACAAGGTGGAGCTTGGCCAGCCAGTCGCGGGCGGTATGGGCGATCTCGGGCCGCTCGTCCAGGCCCGGCCACACGCCCAGCATCCGGTCCCCTGCCGAGGAGGAGCCCGCGATCCAGCGCTGCCCTCGCAGGTCGGCCACGTCGACGAAGTCGCCGCGGGCCAGCGGGTGGGTGGCGGGCACCGCCAGACACAGCGCACGTTCGGTGAGCGCCGCCAGTACCAGCGGGGGCGACTCCGCGTCCGGCGGGCGGAACGGAGGCGCCGACGCGAGCAGGGCCAGGTCTAGGCTGCCGGCCCGCAGAGCACGCACCAGCGCCGGGGTGCTGCCCTCCCGGCTGACCACACACAGGGCGGGATCCGTTCGGCGCAGCGCGGCCAGGGCGTTGGGCACCAGAACGGCTCCGGCGCTGGGGAACCACCCCAGACGGACCGTCCCGGCCTGCTCAGGCAGACCGGACAGTTCGCGCGCGGTGGCGTCGATCTCGTCGAGCACGACCGTGGCGTGGCGCATCACGACACGACCGGCCGGGGTCAGCCGTACTCCGTCGCGCCGCCGCTCCAGCAGTTCGGCGCCTGCCACCCGTTCGATCGCGGCGATCTGCCGGGACACCGCCGACTGGGTGTAGCCCAGCCATGCCGCGGCTGCGGTGAAGGTTCCCTGCTCGGCCACCGTGCGGAAGACCCGCAACGCGGTCAGCGACACATCCGTGAAATCCATGACGATTACGCATGCTAGCCGTGCGCAACTCTCGTTGGACTCATGGGGCCTTGCGTTCCTAGCGTGGCTTGCATGAACGCTTCACGCATTGCCCTCGTCACGGGCGCCAACCAAGGACTCGGCCGCGCCCTCGTCGACGGACTGGCGGCCCGCATGGCCCCGGACGACCTGGTCCTGCTCACCGGCCGTAGCCATCAGCGCGTCATGGACGCCGCGCACGAGGTCACTCAGCTGCCCGACAGGCGGGCCCGCGTCGAGGGGCGAGTGCTGGACGTCACCGACACCGACGCCATCACCCGCCTCGCCGACGAACTCGGGGCACAGCACGGCGGCGTGGACATCGTGATCTCCAACGCGATCGCCCGGCTCCTGCCGGAGGAGTCACAGGCCGAGCGGGCCGACGAGTTCATCGACGTCTCCAACACCGCCACCCACACGATCCTGCGCTCCTTCGGCCCGATCCTGCGCCCGGGCGGCCGTCTGATCGTGGTGGCCAGCACCCTGGGCGCCCTCGGCCACCTCAACCCCCGCCTGCACCATCTGTTCGACAACGTGAGCCTCGACCAGGTCGAGTACGCCGTCGAGGCCTGGCGCAGCGCCATCCACAGCGGGACCGCCGCGGAAGCGGGCTGGCCGCGCTGGCTGAACGTGCCCTCGAAGGTGGCGCAGGTCGCCGCCGTCCGCGCGGTCGCCGCCGAGCGCCGCGAACACGACCTCGCCACCGACACCCTGATCGCCTCCGTCTGCCCGGGCATGGTCGACACCGCCACCTCTCGCCCCTGGTTCAGCGACTACAGCCACGCCCAGACGCCGGCCCGTGCCGCCGGCCCCGTGCTCGACCTGGTCTTCGCCGACCGCATCAATCCCGCTCTCTACGGCGAGTTGGTCCGCTTCGGCAGGGCCCTGCGCCGGCACGAGGGCACACCCCCGGTGGAGCAGGACCGCATACTCACGCCCTGAACGCAGTGAGACGCCAGTGCGTGGCTGCGCGTCCCAGTGAGGGCGGCACACCGCCGAGTTCCGAGCCTGCGCGGGCACCGCGACGTGACCGCATAAGCTCGGCGGATGGCGAAGTACTTCGACGTGCACCCCGACAACCCCCAGCCGCGCACCATCGCTCAGGTCGCCGACAGCGTCCGCTCGGGTGCGCTGATCGCTTATCCGACGGATTCCTGCTACGCGCTCGGCTGCCGGCTGGGCAACCGCGACGGTATCGAGCGGATCCGTACGATCCGCCACCTGGACGACCGGCACCACTTCACCCTCGTGTGCCAGGACTTCGCGCAGCTCGGCCAGTTCGTGCACGTCGACAACGACGTGTTCCGCGTGATCAAGGCGTCGACGCCCGGCAGCTACACCTTCATCCTGCCCGCGACGAAGGAGGTGCCGCGCATGCTCCAGCACCCGAAGAAGAAGACGGTCGGCGTGCGGATCCCCGATCACGTGGCCACCCAGGCCCTGCTCGCCGAGCTGAGTGAGCCGCTGCTGTCCAGCACGCTGCTGCTGCCCGACGAGGACGAGCCGATGACGCAGGGCTGGGAGATCAAGGACCGGCTCGACCACATGGTGGACGCGGTCGTGGACTCCGGGGACTGCGGGACCGAGCCGACGACGGTCATCGACTTCTCGGGCGGTGAGGCCGAGATCGTACGGCGAGGGGCGGGGGACCTGGCGCGGTTCGAGTAAGAAGGCGGTGAGGATCTTCTACAGGTCGCCTTAACCGTGCGTGCAACCATGGCCCGGGCCGGACCCTCGCACCGACCGGCCCGCCGACTCCCCCACGCAGAGAGGCAGCCCCACCATGACCGCCGTACAGGGAACCACCGTCGACATCCCCACCGAGGACGGCACCGCTGACGCCTATCTCAGCCACCCCGGCGACGGGAGCCCCCGTCCGGCGGTCCTGCTGTACATGGACGCCCTCGGCCTGCGTCCGCGGCTGAACGCCATGGCCGACCGGCTGGCGGAGGCCGGCTACACGGTGCTCGTGCCGAACGTGTTCTACCGTCATGGGCGCGCGCCGGTCTTCGAGCTGCCGGAGTTCATCGACGACGCGTCGCGTCCGGCGCTCTTTGAGCACATCCTCCCGATCATGCAGTCTCTGACGCCCGACGCGGCGATGCGGGACGCCGATGCCTATCTGCGCTGGCTCGCCGACTGCCCGGCGGCGGCCGACGGACCGGTCGCGCTCACCGGGTACTGCATGGGCGCCGGTCTGGCCCTGCGCACCGCCGGCACATATCCGGAGCGGGTCGCGGCGGCTGCCGGTTTCCACGGCGGACGGCTGGCGAGCGACAGCCCGGACAGTCCGCACCTGGTGGCCGAACACATCACCGCCGAGCTGTACTTCGGCCACGCCGACGAGGACCCGTCGCTGTCTCCCGAGCAGATCCAGCGCCTCGAGGACGCGCTGACCGCGGCCGGCGTCCGCCACCAGTGCGAGGTCTACCCCGGTGCGCACCACGGGTTCACGCAGTCCGACACCTCCGCGTACGACCGTGAAGGGGACGAGCGGCACTGGGCGGCGCTGCTCGACCTGCTCAAGCGCACCTTCTGAGGGCCTCGCCCCGAGTCACCTTTCCAAGAGACGGCGGCACGCGCGCGTGCCGCCGTTTTCTGTACCAGTTGTTGACATGCTCGCGTCGCGGCGCAACGCTGAGAGCGCTCTCAGATCAGGTACGGACCAGACCGGCAGTCCCCTCGAGTGACCCCACACACGGAGGTGGAGAGTGCTACGACGTCCAGCCCACCGATTCCCGGCCCTGGCCGCGACGGCCGCCCTGCTCGGCGCGCTGTTCGTGTTCGGCGCACCGTCGCCCGCACGGGCGGTGCCCGACACGATCCCCTTGAACATCACCAACAACTCCGGCCGCGGCGAGCCGGTCTACGTCTACAACCTCGGCACCTTGCTGACGACGGGTCAGCAGGGCTGGGCGGACGCGAACGGCACGTTCCATCCATGGCCCGCCGGCGGCAACCCGCCCACGCCCGCGCCGGACGCGTCCATCGCCGGACCGGCCGCGGGGCAGTCGAAGACGATCCGGATCCCCAAGTTCTCGGGGCGGATCTACTTCTCGTACGGACAGAAACTCGTGTTCAAGCTGACGACCGGCGGCTTGGTGCAGCCGGCCGTGCAGAACCCGGGCGACCCGAACCGCGACATCCTCTTCAACTGGTCCGAGTACACACTCAACGACTCCGGGCTGTGGCTCAACAGCACCCAGGTGGACATGTTCTCCGCGCCGTACGCGGTGGGCGTCCAGCGGGCCGACGGCAGCACGAGCACGACCGGCCATCTCAAGTCGGGCGGCTACAACGCGGTGTTCAACGGACTGCGCGGACAGTCGGGCGGCTGGGCAGGTCTGGTGCAGACGCGTTCCGACGGCATCGTGCTGCGGGCGCTCTCTCCCGGTCACGGGGTCGGGTCCGGGGCCCTTCCGGCGACCGTGATGGACGACTACATCAATCGCGTCTGGCAGCGGTACGCCACGTCGACCCTCACCGTGACGCCGTTCGCCGACCAGCCGAACACCAAGTACTTCGGCCGGGTCTCGGGCGGGGTCATGAACTTCACCAACGGCTCGGGGGCCGTCGTCACCAGCTTCCAGAAGCCGGACGCGGACAGCGTCTTCGGCTGCCACAAGCTGCTCGACGCCCCCAACGACCAGGTACGCGGGCCGATTTCGCGCACCCTGTGTGCAGGCTTCAACCGTTCCACACTGCTCGTCAACCCGAACCAGCCGGACACCTCGTCGGCGAACTTCTACCAGGACGGGGTGACCAACCACTACGCCCGACTCATCCATGGCCAGATGGCCGACGGGAAGGCGTACGCGTTCGCCTTCGACGATGTCGGCCACCACGAGTCACTCGTCCACGACGGCAATCCGCGGCAGGCGTATCTCACGCTGGATCCATTGAGCTGAGCGTTGCCGGCTCGACGTGGGCACGGAAGGTGCGGGGCGCGCGCCCGGTGATGCGCTGAACGGTGTCGGTGGTGCGGTCCTCGGCCCCGTCGGCGATGGCTCTGTCGAGGCCGGCCAGGAACGTCGCGTACTCGGCGGGCATGGTCGTCGCCAGTCGGTCACGCAACTGCTCGTAGGTGAGGTGCCGGTGGGTGACCGGGCGCCCGGTGACCGCCGTGAGCGTGGCCGCGATGTCGCTGCAGCTCAGCGTCTCGGGGCCGGTGATCAGGAGGTCGGTGTTGGGCGCGGGGTCGTCGGTCAGCGCGTGGGCGGCGACCGCGGCGATGTCGTCGGCGTCGACGAAGGCGACGCGTCCCTCGCCGGTCGCCGTCCACAGCGTGCCGTCCGCGCGGATGCTGTGCGCGTGCAGGTGGCCGCCGGTGAAGTTCTGCATGAACCAGGAGGGCCGCAGGACCGCCCACTCGTCGAAGAGGCCGGGCAGGGCCTGGTGTATCTCTCCGGTGGCCGGGCCGCCCGCGGGAACCGCCGATGAGCTGAGCAGCACGGCGCGGCGCACTCCGGCGGTGCGCGCCTGTTCCAGGAAAGGCAGCACGGTGGCGGCGGGTGCCGCCGAGCCCGGCGGCGGGACGAGATAGACGCGATCGACCCCGCTGAGGGCGTCGCCGAAGGTCGTGGGGTCGTACCAGTCGAAGTGGACGGCCCGGGCGCCGTCGACTGCGGTGGCGCGGCGGCTCGCCGCCACAACTCGGTGGTTGCGGGCGGCGAGTCGGGAGACCAGGCGGCTGCCGGTGGTGCCGGTGGCTCCGATGACCAGTACGTGGGCGGGGACGGTCATCAGGCGGCACTCCGGGCGAAGTCGGCCGCGCCGTCCTGCGGCAGGGCGAGCGGGTTCCAGTAGTCGCGGTAGTGGGTGATGAGGCCGTCCTCGACGGTCACGACGGCGATGTAGGTCATGTCGAAGGGGGCTCCGCTCTTCACCAGCCGCCCGGTGCCGCGCATCTCGACGACGACGGTCGTGGGCTCGGTGGTCTGGTGGATCTTCAGCGAGGGGAAGTCGTGGAGGTCGATGTGCTCGGGGTAGCCGCGCATGTAGTCGGCGACGGCGGCCTTGCCTTCCAGCCGCCGCGGCCGGCCCTCGGGAGCGAAGGGGAACTCCATGACACCGTCGTCGGCCCACAGGTCGACCCAGTCGGGGATGTTCTTGTCGAGCAGCAGGGCGAGGCCGTGGCGGAAGAGGTCCGCCGGGTGCGCAGGGGTGGGCATGAGGACTCCGTCCAGTAGAATACGGACCCCGGGTCCGCTTCTCCAACGATACGGACCCAGGGTCCGTTTTTGCAAGAGAGGACTCCCGTGCCCGAGCGCAAACCCCGGGTGGACGCCGCCCGCAACCGCGAGGCCGTACTGGCGGCGGCCGACGCGCTGTTCGCCGAGTGCGCCAGCCCGGACGCCGTGACCATGGCCGACATCGCTGCCGCGGCCGGGGTCGGCAAGGCGACCCTCTTCCGCGGGTACGGCGATCGCACCGGCCTGATCCACGCGCTGTACGCGGCCCGCCTCGAACCGCTCCGGCAGGCCGTGACCGACGGCCCCCCTCCCCTCGGCCCCGACACCCCGCCGGCGGAACGGATCCCCGCCCTGCTGGACGCCCTGCTCTGCTTCAAGCTCGACCACCGGCACCTCTCGCTGGCCCTGGAGGGAACGGGTTCCGACAGCCCCTACCAGGCCGCGCACTACGAGTGGTGGCACGGCATCTTCCGGGACGTCCTGGACCGGCTCCCCGGCTTCACCGGCGGCGACTTTGCCGCGCATGCACTGCTGGCGGCGGTACGCGCGGACCTGGTCGCCCATCTGGCCGACCGGCGGAACATGACGCGTGAAGTCTTGCGGGCGGAGCTGGCCGCCTACACCACGAAAGTCCTTACGGGCCGGGCACGTTGAGAGTCCTCGCCGTGGGTCCGGTCAACATGTCGCAGCGCCCGCGGCATTGGCGTACCGGCGGGCCAACCGGCCGAAGGGGTCCTTGAGTTCGGCCGGGCCGACGACCTCGGCGTCGGCGCCGAATCTGCCGATGGTGACGGCGAGGGCAGGCCATGACCACGAGCCCAGAACGAGCCGGTCTTCTGCATGCTCCCCATAGCGCCCCGAGAAGCGGCCACACCCTGTCCGCTTCTGCTGCGACGGTGATCACCGAGCGGGGCCGAGCGAGCCGATGCTCACCACCGATCGAGAGGCAAGGAGCCAGTCATGTCCGTCAACGCTGTGACCCACCTGAACTTCCGGGGCGACGCCCGCGCGGCGCTCAGGTTCTACCAGTCCGTACGACGTTCCCTCCCACCTGCCGTGGAACCAGGGCGAGAACGCGTTCTTCGTCTCGCTGCGCGGCGAGACGGCCGAGGAGATCACGTCGTACTGGGAGAAACTCTGCGACGGCGCGCACATCGTGCAGCCGCTGGAGCCCGCGCAGTGGGCGCCCCTCTACGGGATGCTGACGGACCGGTTCGGCGTCACCTGGGTCGTGGACGTCGCCACCGAATACAGCGCGTCCTGACCGCGTGAGTCCGGGCGGCGGATTTCCGCCGCCCGGACAGACGGAAAGCGGGGCCCGTGGCCGGTTTTCGACCCCGCGTCACATGAATCGACTGGACTGTTTCAGAGTTAACCCGCGAACCATCGGTAAGGGCTTGCTGTTGCATGCCTTTCACACGTAGACATTCCTTCACAACAAGCGTGGCTCTGGGGGGAGTTCGGAACGTGGAAGGCACGGTAGACGGTTTCCGCTACGGAGCGGTGACCCCGGTGGCGGCCTATGTCATGGCCTGCCTGGGAGGAGCGCTGGGGCTGCGCTGCATCGTCCGGTCCCTGCTCAACGAGGATTCGTGGAAGCCCGGTTGGCTGGCGCTGGGCGCCGCGTCGATCGGCTGCGGCATCTGGACGATGCATTTCATCGCCATGATCGGCTTTCAGGTCGAGGAGACCCGGATCGGCTACGACGTGGGCCTGACCGTCCTCAGTCTCGCCGTCGCCATTGTCGTGGTCGGCATCGGTGTGTTCATCGTGGGCTACCGCGGCGCCAGCAAGGTCACGCTGTCCGTCGCGGGCGTCATCACCGGTCTCGGCGTCGCCGCGATGCACTACCTGGGCATGGCGGCGATGCGGCTCAGCGGCAGAATCCACTACGACGACTTCACCGTCGTCCTCTCGGTACTGATCGCGATCTTCGCCGCGACCGCGGCACTGTGGGCGGCGGTCACCATCCGGGGCTTCCTGGCGAGCCTCGGCGCGAGCCTCGTGATGGGCGTGGCCGTGTCCGGGATGCACTACACGGGCATGGCCGCCGTGGGTGTCCATCTGCACGGCAACTCCGGCGGCTCCTGGGACGGCGACTCGCCCACCTCCCTGCTGCTTCCCATGCTCGTGGGGCCGTTCATCTTCCTCGTACTGGCCGGCGTGGTGGTGATGTTCGACCCGCTGCTGGTGCTGGGCGACGGCGACTGGAACCATGTGCCGCGCAAGAAGGCCGCCGACACGCCGAAGCCCGCGGCAGCGCGCCCGGACCCCCACCCCGAGGGCCAGGACGGCCCCGTATGGCGTCGCCCGGAACACGAGGCGACACCACCCGGCCGCCACCAGTGGTGAACGGTCCCCGGAGGGGGGCGAGTTCGGGGCGGGAGCGGCGGCGGTCAGCTCTGGATCACTGGGCCCGCATACCCCGAACGGACCTCTCCTAGATCATTGCTACGGTTCACCGGTGTCTGACTCTTCACGCGATACCGCAGAAGGCGCCGGCTGGGGCAGCGCCGAACCCGGCCTGTACCGGCGGCTGATGCCGTCCAAGGTCGAGAAGATCTCGTGGCTCGACCCGAGAATGCTGTGGGCCGCCCGCAACGGTGTGCTGGCCTCCTGGTTCGGTGACCCGACGGGCGGGACCCGCAGCCGGTGGGTGGAGCAGCGGGCGGCGGCCGGAGTGCCCGCCGACAAGGTGATCCGGCGCGACGATCCGGACCGGTTCTCGTTCCTGGTGATCGGCGACACGGGCGAGGGCGACGACCCCCAATATGCTGTCGTGCCGGGCCTGTTGAAGGTGGGGCAGGACACGCGTTTCGCCGTCGTCGCCAGCGACGTGATCTATCCGGTGGGCAGCGCCGACGACTACGGCACCAAGTTCTTCCGCCCGTACCAGGACTACCAGGCACCGATATACGCGATACCCGGCAACCACGACTGGTACGAGGACCTCGCCGCCTTCATGCGCGTCTTCTGCGACGACGCCCCACCCCTCACGCCCGAGCCGCAGCCCCGCCTGTTCAGCCGGGCCCGGCTGCGGTCGCTGCTGTGGCACCGACCGCGCCCGAAGGACGGTGGGCGCCTCGCCGAGGCCAGGAAGTTGCGCTCCTCCCCCGCCCAACAAGCCGTCCAGCCGGGCCCGTACTGGGCGATCGACGCCGGCCCGGTGCGGATCATAGGCATCGACACGGGCCTGCTCGGAACCGTCGACGCCGAACAGGGCGCCTGGCTGCGGGAAGTGTCCCAGGGCCCCCGCCCGAAGATCCTCATCACCGGCTCGCCCCTGTACGTGGACGGCAAGCACGACCCCTGCGCGATCGACGGCGGCGGCACGGTCGACGACATGGTCCGCGATCCGGCCCATCACTACGTCGCGGCGATCGGCGGCGACATCCACAACTACCAGCGCTACCCGGTGCCGGTGGACGACCGCACCATCCAGTACATCGTCGCGGGCGGCGGCGGTGCCTTCATGCATGCGACGCACACCATTCCGCGCGTCGACATCGCGAAGGTCACCGAGAAGGAATTCCGCTGCTACCCGCTGCGTGGCGACTCCCTGGCCTTCTACAGCAAGCTGTACGGGCGCCGACTGCGCCTGCCCCGCTTCTTCACCCTCACCGAGGCCGAGGCGACGGCCGTCGTCGCCGAGCGGCTGGAGTTCCGGCCGGGGCGCTCACCGGCGCCCAACGCCCGTATCACCTGGCGCACCCGCCTGGTCGCCGGACTGCTGGGCACCGGGCGTCGACCCGACCGAACCAAGCGG
This genomic window from Streptomyces sp. DG2A-72 contains:
- a CDS encoding glycoside hydrolase family 64 protein, producing the protein MLGALFVFGAPSPARAVPDTIPLNITNNSGRGEPVYVYNLGTLLTTGQQGWADANGTFHPWPAGGNPPTPAPDASIAGPAAGQSKTIRIPKFSGRIYFSYGQKLVFKLTTGGLVQPAVQNPGDPNRDILFNWSEYTLNDSGLWLNSTQVDMFSAPYAVGVQRADGSTSTTGHLKSGGYNAVFNGLRGQSGGWAGLVQTRSDGIVLRALSPGHGVGSGALPATVMDDYINRVWQRYATSTLTVTPFADQPNTKYFGRVSGGVMNFTNGSGAVVTSFQKPDADSVFGCHKLLDAPNDQVRGPISRTLCAGFNRSTLLVNPNQPDTSSANFYQDGVTNHYARLIHGQMADGKAYAFAFDDVGHHESLVHDGNPRQAYLTLDPLS
- a CDS encoding NAD(P)H-binding protein; the encoded protein is MTVPAHVLVIGATGTTGSRLVSRLAARNHRVVAASRRATAVDGARAVHFDWYDPTTFGDALSGVDRVYLVPPPGSAAPAATVLPFLEQARTAGVRRAVLLSSSAVPAGGPATGEIHQALPGLFDEWAVLRPSWFMQNFTGGHLHAHSIRADGTLWTATGEGRVAFVDADDIAAVAAHALTDDPAPNTDLLITGPETLSCSDIAATLTAVTGRPVTHRHLTYEQLRDRLATTMPAEYATFLAGLDRAIADGAEDRTTDTVQRITGRAPRTFRAHVEPATLSSMDPA
- a CDS encoding nuclear transport factor 2 family protein, which codes for MPTPAHPADLFRHGLALLLDKNIPDWVDLWADDGVMEFPFAPEGRPRRLEGKAAVADYMRGYPEHIDLHDFPSLKIHQTTEPTTVVVEMRGTGRLVKSGAPFDMTYIAVVTVEDGLITHYRDYWNPLALPQDGAADFARSAA
- a CDS encoding TetR/AcrR family transcriptional regulator; its protein translation is MPERKPRVDAARNREAVLAAADALFAECASPDAVTMADIAAAAGVGKATLFRGYGDRTGLIHALYAARLEPLRQAVTDGPPPLGPDTPPAERIPALLDALLCFKLDHRHLSLALEGTGSDSPYQAAHYEWWHGIFRDVLDRLPGFTGGDFAAHALLAAVRADLVAHLADRRNMTREVLRAELAAYTTKVLTGRAR
- a CDS encoding MHYT domain-containing protein: MEGTVDGFRYGAVTPVAAYVMACLGGALGLRCIVRSLLNEDSWKPGWLALGAASIGCGIWTMHFIAMIGFQVEETRIGYDVGLTVLSLAVAIVVVGIGVFIVGYRGASKVTLSVAGVITGLGVAAMHYLGMAAMRLSGRIHYDDFTVVLSVLIAIFAATAALWAAVTIRGFLASLGASLVMGVAVSGMHYTGMAAVGVHLHGNSGGSWDGDSPTSLLLPMLVGPFIFLVLAGVVVMFDPLLVLGDGDWNHVPRKKAADTPKPAAARPDPHPEGQDGPVWRRPEHEATPPGRHQW
- a CDS encoding metallophosphoesterase, with the protein product MSDSSRDTAEGAGWGSAEPGLYRRLMPSKVEKISWLDPRMLWAARNGVLASWFGDPTGGTRSRWVEQRAAAGVPADKVIRRDDPDRFSFLVIGDTGEGDDPQYAVVPGLLKVGQDTRFAVVASDVIYPVGSADDYGTKFFRPYQDYQAPIYAIPGNHDWYEDLAAFMRVFCDDAPPLTPEPQPRLFSRARLRSLLWHRPRPKDGGRLAEARKLRSSPAQQAVQPGPYWAIDAGPVRIIGIDTGLLGTVDAEQGAWLREVSQGPRPKILITGSPLYVDGKHDPCAIDGGGTVDDMVRDPAHHYVAAIGGDIHNYQRYPVPVDDRTIQYIVAGGGGAFMHATHTIPRVDIAKVTEKEFRCYPLRGDSLAFYSKLYGRRLRLPRFFTLTEAEATAVVAERLEFRPGRSPAPNARITWRTRLVAGLLGTGRRPDRTKRLRLPVRKIYTQLFSPSSATYSPPFFKCFLRLDVTPESVRLRCYAATGNRAQETDPPVEDEVTIELV